One Frankia alni ACN14a DNA window includes the following coding sequences:
- a CDS encoding tyrosine-type recombinase/integrase produces MPAAAGATEIVVGMRYREPVGTWTLYVDREPVGEVTVVSAVPMSGTRARLTLAAPLPVDIGVDAELGWSMLSRRRLHDLRHSSASIQLAEGMDLALVSKRMRHSSTSITGNLYVHLLRSSGQEAAEAVAAAVPRSARRGRTRWAPNPRRGSFRLTRARFPLVAEESARSDHCGG; encoded by the coding sequence ATGCCAGCGGCGGCCGGTGCCACCGAGATCGTGGTCGGGATGCGCTACCGGGAGCCGGTGGGGACCTGGACGCTGTACGTCGACCGCGAGCCGGTCGGGGAGGTCACCGTCGTGTCCGCCGTACCGATGAGCGGCACCCGGGCGCGGCTGACGCTCGCCGCTCCCCTGCCGGTCGACATCGGGGTGGATGCGGAGCTCGGCTGGTCGATGCTGTCCCGCCGACGGCTCCACGATCTGCGGCACTCGTCGGCGTCGATCCAGCTCGCCGAAGGCATGGATCTTGCTCTCGTGTCGAAGCGGATGCGGCACAGCTCGACGTCAATCACCGGGAACCTGTACGTCCACCTGCTGCGCTCGTCCGGCCAGGAGGCGGCCGAAGCGGTGGCGGCGGCGGTGCCCCGCTCCGCGCGGCGCGGGCGCACCAGGTGGGCACCGAACCCGCGGAGGGGGTCGTTTCGGCTGACAAGGGCGAGATTCCCGCTGGTAGCCGAGGAAAGCGCCCGAAGCGATCACTGCGGAGGATGA
- a CDS encoding DNA polymerase III subunit gamma and tau, translating to MSTALYNRYRPATFAQVVGQEHVTDALRKALRTGRLHHAYLFSGPRGCGKTSSARILAASLNCEQGPTPEPCGVCDECVGIRTGASMDVTEIDAASHGLVDDARDLRERAFFAPASARFKVFVVDEAHMVTAAAFNALLKVVEEPPPYLKFVFATTEPDKVIPTIRSRTHHYAFRLVPPGVLRTHLASICEQEGVTVDPTVLPLVVRAGAGSVRDSLSVLDQLLAGADDDGLHYDRAVALLGMTDGVLLDETVDALARHDGAALFTVVDKVVSAGHDPRRFATDLLDRLRDLIIMAAVPDADARGLLESFSPDQIDRMRAQAAAVGPAELSRTADVLHGGLVEMRGTTSPRLMLELILARALLPAASADPAALLTRLERLERRSVLAAPDSAAAHPASAPGFGPDPAAGSSPFGGVNGPDGPRGMPGPPGPDEAAAPARTASPARPAPAHSARAAAAPASQGPASGSWDAAPVGSGAGPGAPTGGAGYGGPPPAGAGFGPQPGAGGGPGARQGAGTGQGAGAGQGPGTGQGAGARHGLGAGQSAGAGQGAAAGQGGGVGPGGGRIDAAGLRMLWDEVLQLASRRSRKTHAILKDHATVADVRGDEVVLAFASPTMGRMFGQGNNAEVFCTALAEKIGGTWRVSVGPAGGSGPGRGGGRPVGGPPPGGGFGGQPGSGPAWAGPDQRFGGGGPAPAAGGRAGGPAPGQPGPGQPVSGHWQGPGGGSHPDQQDHSGHARPGEGPGGVDAGGRPPAPTGWAPGPGGGVPRADDGDAGRATGAHGPVGGPGEGGPGQGGPGQGVADDGWRGRGGESGGDHHLGRRSDNTRFPEPTPPTHEHLEDGGSGTYYGDRGQGSGDAHGIVEQRGAGAHAAGQNSTGRNGAGPNNAGPNSLGRNGVAQNSTDWNGARHHVGVHRAADQGAAAQGAAGQGAGGGGAAARGGAGWAGGGEGGAGPIGVGGHGSAGGGGTRAAPPVNDEPSLDDDDAPGQVGGARGGAEAAMSLLRTGLGATVIEQIPTS from the coding sequence GTGAGCACAGCGTTGTACAACCGGTACCGTCCCGCGACCTTCGCCCAGGTCGTCGGCCAGGAACACGTGACCGACGCGCTGCGCAAGGCTCTGCGAACCGGCCGGCTGCACCACGCGTACCTGTTCAGCGGCCCGCGGGGCTGCGGCAAGACGTCCTCGGCCCGGATCCTCGCCGCCTCGCTGAACTGCGAGCAGGGCCCCACCCCCGAGCCCTGTGGCGTATGCGACGAGTGCGTCGGCATCCGCACCGGCGCCTCGATGGACGTCACCGAGATCGACGCGGCCTCCCACGGCCTCGTCGACGATGCCCGAGATCTGCGCGAACGGGCCTTCTTCGCCCCCGCGTCGGCCCGGTTCAAGGTGTTCGTGGTCGACGAGGCGCACATGGTGACGGCCGCGGCGTTCAACGCCCTGCTGAAGGTCGTCGAGGAGCCGCCGCCGTACCTGAAGTTCGTCTTCGCCACCACCGAGCCGGACAAGGTCATCCCGACGATCCGGTCCCGCACCCACCACTACGCCTTCCGGCTCGTTCCGCCAGGCGTGCTGCGCACGCACCTGGCGTCGATCTGCGAGCAGGAGGGCGTCACCGTCGACCCGACGGTGCTGCCACTGGTCGTGCGGGCCGGAGCGGGATCGGTTCGGGACTCGCTGTCCGTCCTCGACCAGCTCCTCGCCGGGGCGGACGACGACGGTCTGCACTACGACCGCGCGGTAGCCCTTCTCGGCATGACCGACGGGGTCCTGCTCGACGAGACCGTCGACGCGCTCGCCCGGCACGACGGCGCCGCCCTGTTCACCGTCGTCGACAAGGTCGTCTCCGCCGGCCACGACCCGCGGCGCTTCGCCACCGACCTGCTCGACCGGCTCCGCGACCTGATCATCATGGCGGCCGTCCCGGACGCCGACGCCCGCGGGCTGCTGGAATCCTTCTCCCCGGACCAGATCGACCGGATGCGCGCGCAGGCCGCCGCGGTCGGCCCCGCGGAGCTGTCCCGCACGGCGGACGTGCTGCACGGCGGCCTGGTCGAGATGCGGGGCACGACGAGCCCACGGCTGATGCTCGAGCTGATCCTCGCCCGCGCGCTGCTGCCCGCGGCCTCCGCGGACCCGGCGGCGCTGCTGACCCGGCTGGAACGGCTGGAACGCCGTTCCGTGCTCGCCGCTCCCGACTCGGCGGCCGCTCACCCGGCCTCGGCGCCCGGCTTCGGCCCGGACCCGGCGGCAGGCAGTTCCCCGTTCGGCGGTGTCAACGGCCCGGATGGCCCGCGTGGCATGCCCGGCCCGCCTGGCCCGGACGAGGCAGCGGCCCCCGCACGGACGGCGTCGCCCGCTCGGCCGGCACCCGCCCACTCGGCACGCGCCGCCGCGGCTCCCGCTTCCCAGGGGCCGGCCAGCGGATCGTGGGACGCGGCTCCGGTGGGGAGTGGCGCGGGACCGGGTGCACCGACCGGCGGAGCCGGCTACGGCGGACCGCCGCCGGCAGGCGCCGGTTTCGGCCCGCAGCCCGGAGCCGGCGGCGGCCCCGGGGCGAGGCAGGGCGCAGGGACCGGGCAGGGTGCCGGAGCCGGGCAGGGCCCAGGAACTGGGCAGGGTGCCGGGGCCAGGCACGGTCTTGGCGCCGGGCAGAGTGCCGGTGCCGGGCAGGGCGCTGCGGCTGGGCAGGGCGGCGGGGTCGGTCCGGGCGGCGGGCGGATCGACGCCGCTGGCCTGCGGATGCTGTGGGACGAGGTCCTCCAGCTCGCCAGCCGTCGCAGTCGCAAGACGCACGCGATCCTGAAGGACCACGCGACCGTCGCCGATGTGCGCGGTGACGAGGTGGTGCTCGCCTTCGCCAGCCCCACGATGGGACGGATGTTCGGGCAGGGCAACAACGCCGAGGTGTTCTGCACCGCCCTGGCCGAGAAGATCGGCGGAACCTGGCGAGTCAGCGTGGGGCCCGCGGGAGGCTCCGGTCCCGGACGCGGCGGCGGCCGACCGGTCGGGGGGCCGCCGCCCGGCGGGGGCTTCGGTGGCCAGCCGGGATCAGGACCCGCCTGGGCCGGCCCGGACCAGCGCTTCGGTGGCGGTGGGCCAGCCCCGGCGGCGGGCGGCCGAGCCGGTGGGCCCGCTCCAGGCCAACCCGGGCCAGGGCAACCCGTGTCGGGGCACTGGCAGGGGCCGGGCGGCGGAAGTCACCCGGACCAGCAGGATCACTCGGGTCACGCGCGCCCCGGAGAGGGACCTGGCGGCGTGGACGCCGGCGGCCGGCCGCCCGCCCCGACGGGCTGGGCGCCCGGTCCGGGCGGTGGCGTGCCGCGCGCCGACGACGGGGACGCCGGTCGGGCGACCGGCGCACACGGCCCCGTGGGCGGACCCGGGGAAGGCGGACCCGGGCAAGGCGGACCCGGGCAAGGCGTGGCCGACGACGGCTGGCGCGGCCGTGGTGGGGAGTCGGGCGGGGATCATCACCTGGGCCGGCGCAGCGACAACACCCGATTCCCCGAGCCCACCCCGCCGACCCACGAACACCTCGAGGACGGCGGCAGCGGTACCTACTACGGCGACCGCGGCCAGGGGTCCGGTGACGCCCACGGCATCGTCGAACAGCGCGGGGCCGGTGCGCATGCAGCCGGCCAGAACAGCACGGGCCGTAACGGCGCCGGACCGAACAACGCCGGACCGAACAGCTTGGGCCGGAACGGCGTCGCGCAGAACAGCACCGACTGGAACGGCGCGCGCCACCATGTCGGCGTGCACCGTGCCGCGGATCAGGGCGCCGCTGCTCAGGGCGCCGCCGGTCAGGGCGCCGGCGGCGGGGGTGCCGCGGCGAGGGGTGGCGCCGGTTGGGCGGGAGGTGGCGAGGGCGGCGCTGGCCCGATCGGGGTCGGCGGGCACGGTTCGGCGGGGGGTGGCGGCACGCGCGCCGCGCCGCCGGTCAACGACGAGCCGTCCCTCGATGACGATGATGCCCCGGGGCAGGTGGGCGGGGCCCGCGGCGGTGCGGAGGCGGCGATGTCCCTGCTGCGGACCGGGCTCGGCGCCACGGTCATCGAACAGATCCCGACAAGCTGA
- a CDS encoding RICIN domain-containing protein codes for MRLSIRLATASFICLVATMLAASAASAAPRTWVNTATSKCLDSNGKGAVYALGCNGGPYQSWVSSQLNFGDQIQDVRTGRCLDSNGAKRVYTLPCNGGSYQQWQVTDQGPFGYQIQNVATGFCLDSNGGGSVYTHVCNGGNYQRWH; via the coding sequence ATGCGACTGTCAATCCGTCTTGCGACGGCATCGTTCATCTGCCTGGTGGCGACGATGCTCGCCGCCTCGGCGGCCTCGGCCGCGCCAAGAACCTGGGTCAACACGGCGACCTCGAAGTGCCTGGACAGCAACGGTAAAGGGGCCGTCTACGCCCTCGGCTGCAACGGTGGCCCCTACCAGTCCTGGGTGAGTAGCCAGCTGAACTTCGGCGACCAGATTCAGGACGTCAGGACCGGACGGTGCCTGGACAGCAACGGTGCCAAGCGTGTCTACACACTGCCCTGCAACGGCGGTAGTTATCAGCAGTGGCAGGTGACCGACCAGGGCCCGTTCGGTTACCAGATCCAGAATGTGGCAACCGGCTTCTGTCTCGACAGCAACGGCGGCGGTTCGGTGTACACCCACGTCTGCAACGGAGGAAATTACCAGCGATGGCACTGA
- a CDS encoding TetR/AcrR family transcriptional regulator, translating to MALPPASSTPPASSTSPASSTSPASSTRAERRRQTESRILHAARELFAEHGYDRTTIRAVATRASTDPGLVMRYFGSKAELFSHAACLQEEAAAPDSPEELTEYLLDTLTDRLTQEPTAALAMLRSMLTHPEAADAVRTSLGGQLKGVQEVISADDAAVRSGLVSTILLGVVIGRVLLELDELTAADPAQIRQLLRPCVRLLVNDLPTG from the coding sequence ATGGCTCTTCCGCCGGCCAGCTCCACCCCGCCAGCCAGCTCCACATCGCCAGCCAGCTCCACATCGCCAGCCAGCTCCACCCGCGCCGAACGCCGCCGTCAGACCGAGTCGCGCATCCTGCACGCCGCCCGCGAGCTGTTCGCCGAGCACGGCTACGACCGCACCACCATCCGAGCGGTCGCGACCCGGGCCAGCACGGATCCCGGGCTCGTCATGCGCTACTTCGGCTCCAAGGCCGAGCTGTTCTCGCACGCCGCCTGCCTGCAGGAGGAGGCAGCCGCACCGGACTCCCCGGAGGAGCTGACCGAGTACCTGCTGGACACCCTCACCGACCGCCTCACCCAGGAGCCGACCGCCGCGCTGGCGATGCTGCGATCGATGCTGACGCACCCCGAGGCGGCCGACGCGGTGCGGACGTCGCTGGGTGGCCAACTCAAGGGCGTGCAGGAGGTCATCTCCGCCGACGACGCGGCGGTCCGCAGCGGCCTGGTGAGCACCATCCTGCTGGGCGTGGTCATCGGCCGGGTGCTCCTCGAACTCGACGAGCTCACCGCCGCCGACCCGGCACAGATCCGCCAGTTGCTGCGCCCCTGCGTCCGGCTCCTGGTCAACGACCTCCCGACCGGGTAG
- a CDS encoding alpha/beta fold hydrolase, translating into MAEAHATRETTVTASDGVRLHVTEAGPPDAALTLVFVHGFCMTADAWHFQRRDLADLGRTVCYDQRAHGRSGPSDVEHCTIAQLADDLHRVLDDRVPTGPVVLIGHSMGGMTVLGLAETHPELFGDRIIAVALLSTSAGELARLAFGLPATVTAAARRVLPGVAVGLQHAPSLLERLRWRGSSASRALTRRLGFGVTRVPEPVVDSLEEMIANTPIPVVGAFLPTLLDHDRLAAAGVLRDVPTLLLVGDADVMTPLEHSRTLAEALPRAELSVEKGAGHAVILERPHEVSARIRELVARARPARRTSRHRTTLTLRTPRAGRPGKRAQAHRLPDRLPDQR; encoded by the coding sequence GTGGCCGAGGCGCACGCCACCCGGGAGACGACCGTGACCGCGTCCGACGGGGTGCGGCTGCACGTCACCGAGGCCGGGCCACCGGACGCGGCGCTGACCCTGGTCTTCGTCCACGGCTTCTGCATGACCGCGGACGCCTGGCACTTCCAACGCCGAGACCTCGCCGACCTGGGCCGCACGGTCTGCTACGACCAGCGCGCGCACGGCCGGTCCGGCCCGTCCGACGTCGAGCACTGCACCATCGCCCAGCTTGCCGACGACCTACACCGGGTCCTCGACGACCGGGTGCCGACCGGCCCGGTCGTGCTCATCGGACATTCGATGGGCGGGATGACCGTTCTCGGCCTGGCGGAGACACACCCGGAGCTGTTCGGCGACCGGATCATCGCGGTGGCCCTGCTGTCCACGAGCGCGGGCGAGCTGGCCCGCCTGGCGTTCGGGCTGCCGGCGACCGTCACCGCGGCGGCGCGGCGGGTCCTGCCCGGGGTGGCCGTCGGGTTGCAGCACGCCCCGTCCCTACTGGAACGGCTCCGCTGGCGGGGGAGCAGCGCGTCGCGGGCGCTGACCCGGCGGCTCGGGTTCGGCGTGACCCGGGTGCCGGAGCCGGTCGTCGACTCGCTGGAGGAGATGATCGCGAACACCCCGATTCCCGTGGTCGGCGCCTTCCTGCCCACCCTGCTCGACCACGATCGGCTGGCGGCCGCCGGTGTGCTGCGCGACGTCCCCACCCTGCTGCTCGTCGGCGACGCCGACGTGATGACCCCGCTGGAGCACAGCCGGACGCTGGCCGAGGCCCTGCCCAGGGCCGAGCTCTCGGTCGAGAAGGGCGCGGGGCACGCGGTCATCCTGGAACGACCGCACGAGGTCAGCGCCCGCATCCGCGAGCTGGTCGCCCGCGCCCGGCCGGCCCGGCGGACCTCCCGGCACCGGACGACACTGACGCTGCGCACCCCCAGGGCCGGACGACCAGGCAAGCGCGCCCAGGCTCACCGCCTGCCTGATCGCCTTCCTGACCAGCGGTGA
- a CDS encoding Imm1 family immunity protein: MKSDNDLIRPFTSNSQIWWSRGEPRDEVDYWLGSQPSYCPPWALIPMATAQQVVRANFTTGERPDTVEWAQP; the protein is encoded by the coding sequence ATGAAGAGCGACAACGACCTGATCAGGCCCTTCACCAGTAACTCGCAGATCTGGTGGTCACGAGGCGAGCCGCGCGACGAGGTCGACTATTGGCTGGGTAGCCAGCCGAGTTACTGCCCGCCCTGGGCGCTGATCCCGATGGCGACGGCCCAACAGGTCGTCCGGGCGAACTTCACGACCGGCGAACGACCCGACACCGTCGAGTGGGCGCAGCCGTAG
- a CDS encoding cytochrome P450, which translates to MERSSPFEPPPGYARARSEAPITKVRLVDGSTGWFVTGHALVRRLLNDPKVSKNGLRPGYPPLVPDQEALVRGQKGFLVWMDPPDHTMYRRMLAGEFSVNTLERLRPHVEHIVNECIDQLLDAGPPADLVQVLSLPVPTMTICELLGVPYTDRQLFQESTAATVNLRTTQEERNRTVAELRQCATRAGDRLPHALPAAPGPARRAADALGADRLRAGRGRTGEDGLVVLLTEDPPEERRQEVIDAAGSCPAQAILVDGE; encoded by the coding sequence ATGGAACGGAGCTCACCGTTCGAGCCGCCCCCCGGTTATGCCCGGGCGCGTTCCGAGGCGCCGATCACGAAGGTGCGCCTCGTCGACGGCAGCACTGGTTGGTTTGTCACCGGCCACGCGCTCGTGCGTCGTCTGTTGAACGACCCGAAGGTCAGCAAGAACGGTCTGCGGCCGGGCTACCCGCCGCTGGTGCCGGACCAGGAGGCCCTGGTGCGCGGGCAGAAGGGCTTCCTGGTCTGGATGGATCCGCCGGACCACACCATGTACCGGCGCATGCTCGCCGGCGAGTTCTCGGTGAACACGCTGGAGAGACTGCGACCGCACGTGGAGCACATCGTCAACGAGTGCATCGACCAGTTGCTTGACGCCGGTCCTCCGGCCGACCTCGTGCAGGTGCTGTCGCTGCCGGTCCCGACGATGACGATCTGCGAACTGCTCGGTGTGCCCTACACCGACCGCCAGCTGTTCCAGGAAAGCACCGCGGCGACGGTGAACCTCCGGACCACCCAGGAGGAGCGCAACCGGACGGTGGCCGAACTGCGTCAGTGCGCGACTCGAGCTGGGGATCGTCTACCCCACGCTCTTCCGGCGGCTCCCGGGCCTGCGCGCCGCGCTGCCGATGCGCTGGGCGCCGACCGTCTTCGAGCAGGACGAGGACGGACTGGTGAGGACGGGCTGGTGGTGCTGCTGACGGAGGACCCGCCCGAGGAGCGGCGCCAGGAGGTGATCGACGCCGCCGGCTCGTGCCCGGCGCAGGCGATCCTCGTCGACGGCGAGTAG
- a CDS encoding MFS transporter, whose protein sequence is MDSQSAPALRLPPPAVAEWAEETAGRDDAFVWTNRHTVALLVLCLAQLLEALDMTVVNVALPAVRDDLGFSAGNLAWVVNAYTVLFGGFLLLGGRAGDLLGRRRVFLTGMLAFTVASLGAGLSQGETSLISARAVQGLAAGFVSPMTLAMIASIFPQGPPRNRALGVWGTTSALSASLGLILGGVLVDGPGWRWIFFINLPVAAVLLVSALRVLPPDRPTHRHQRFDAVGAVASTIGASLLAYTVIQTDAHGWGSARTISLFALTVVVIAYFIVHETKISKEPLVPFSLFRIRSLSAANTVQALTSAAMFALFFFTSLYMQNVLHYSSLKTGLAYLPLTATLVIFAGIVPPLIPKLGVRWVLVAGATVSAVGLALFSRITPERGLVSGIILPSLVVSFGFSLMWIPMTIAAVSGVPGHQNGIAAAMLNVSRTLGGALGLAFISTFATRHTASLLARHDPPRLEHALSDGYRLGFLISAALMVATAVTALTLFRNEGRGEKVDTAQLAAVGIEE, encoded by the coding sequence ATGGACAGCCAGTCGGCGCCAGCTCTTCGCCTGCCTCCACCAGCCGTCGCCGAGTGGGCCGAGGAGACGGCCGGGCGCGACGACGCCTTCGTCTGGACGAACCGGCACACGGTCGCCCTGCTCGTCCTGTGCCTGGCGCAGCTGCTCGAGGCGCTGGACATGACCGTGGTGAACGTCGCACTGCCCGCCGTCCGCGATGATCTCGGTTTCTCGGCCGGCAACCTCGCCTGGGTGGTCAACGCGTACACGGTGCTGTTCGGCGGCTTCCTCCTGCTCGGCGGCCGGGCCGGTGACCTGCTCGGCCGGCGGCGGGTGTTCCTCACCGGAATGCTGGCCTTCACCGTGGCCTCGCTTGGCGCGGGCCTGTCGCAGGGGGAGACGTCGCTCATCTCCGCCCGCGCCGTCCAGGGCCTCGCCGCGGGCTTCGTGTCCCCGATGACCCTGGCCATGATCGCGTCGATCTTCCCGCAGGGACCGCCGCGCAACCGAGCCCTCGGCGTCTGGGGAACGACCAGCGCGCTGAGCGCGTCGCTCGGCCTGATTCTTGGCGGTGTCCTCGTCGACGGGCCCGGCTGGCGTTGGATCTTCTTCATCAACCTGCCCGTTGCGGCGGTCCTGCTCGTCAGCGCCCTGCGCGTGCTGCCGCCGGACCGGCCCACGCACCGACACCAGCGGTTCGACGCGGTCGGTGCGGTGGCCTCCACCATCGGCGCGAGCCTGCTCGCCTACACCGTCATTCAGACCGATGCGCATGGCTGGGGCTCGGCCCGAACAATCTCGCTCTTCGCGCTCACGGTGGTGGTCATCGCCTACTTCATCGTGCATGAGACGAAAATCAGCAAAGAACCGCTGGTTCCGTTCTCACTTTTCCGAATCCGGTCCCTGTCGGCCGCGAACACGGTGCAGGCGCTCACCTCCGCGGCCATGTTCGCGCTCTTCTTCTTCACCTCGCTCTACATGCAGAACGTGCTGCACTACTCGTCCCTCAAGACCGGCCTGGCCTACCTTCCACTCACCGCCACACTGGTGATCTTCGCCGGCATTGTGCCGCCGCTGATCCCAAAACTGGGAGTGCGCTGGGTGCTCGTCGCCGGAGCGACCGTGTCCGCGGTCGGGCTGGCCCTGTTCTCCCGCATCACCCCCGAGCGCGGCCTGGTGTCCGGCATCATCCTTCCCTCCCTGGTGGTCAGCTTCGGCTTCTCGCTGATGTGGATCCCGATGACGATCGCGGCGGTGTCGGGCGTTCCCGGCCACCAGAACGGCATAGCCGCGGCGATGCTCAACGTCAGCCGCACGCTGGGCGGCGCCCTCGGGCTGGCGTTCATCTCCACCTTCGCCACGCGCCACACCGCCAGCCTGCTCGCCCGGCACGACCCGCCGCGCCTGGAGCACGCGTTGAGCGACGGCTACCGCCTGGGCTTCCTCATCAGCGCCGCACTGATGGTCGCCACCGCCGTCACCGCCCTCACGCTCTTCCGTAACGAAGGTCGCGGGGAGAAGGTCGACACCGCCCAGCTCGCCGCCGTGGGAATCGAGGAGTGA
- a CDS encoding SAM-dependent methyltransferase — MADPGADTDRVGATLRTDRPHAARMYDYYLGGKDNFPADREAAEQAIAAFPNARVTARVNRAFMTRATRHLAADAGIRQFLDIGTGIPTSPNLHEVAQAVAPDTRVVYADNDPIVLTHARALLTSTPQGRTAYVDADLRDPAAILDSPELQKTLDLSRPLALSLVAIFHFLPDEDDPYGIVRRLVDALPSGSYLVLTHGTADFDPGAEEFAAAYRQRGVPFQLRSRAEVERLFDGLELVDPGLLVAHRWRPDDDDSMSLLDAQVGLYGGVARKP, encoded by the coding sequence ATGGCAGACCCAGGTGCGGACACGGACCGGGTGGGGGCGACGCTGCGGACGGACAGGCCACACGCAGCTCGGATGTACGACTACTACCTCGGCGGAAAGGACAACTTTCCCGCCGACCGGGAGGCCGCCGAGCAGGCGATCGCCGCCTTCCCGAACGCGCGGGTGACCGCCCGGGTGAACCGGGCCTTCATGACGCGGGCGACCCGCCATCTGGCCGCCGACGCCGGGATTCGCCAGTTCCTCGACATCGGGACGGGAATCCCGACGTCGCCGAACCTGCATGAAGTGGCCCAGGCCGTCGCGCCTGACACTCGGGTCGTCTACGCGGACAACGACCCGATCGTGCTCACCCACGCCCGGGCACTGCTGACCAGCACCCCGCAGGGCCGGACCGCCTATGTCGACGCGGACCTGCGCGACCCGGCCGCGATCCTGGACTCGCCCGAACTGCAGAAGACCCTGGATCTGTCCCGGCCGCTCGCCTTGTCACTTGTCGCGATCTTTCATTTCCTCCCCGACGAGGATGATCCTTACGGGATCGTGCGCCGCCTCGTCGACGCGCTGCCCTCGGGCAGCTACCTGGTCCTCACCCACGGGACCGCCGACTTCGACCCGGGCGCCGAGGAGTTCGCGGCCGCCTATCGACAGCGGGGGGTGCCGTTCCAGCTCCGCAGTCGCGCCGAGGTGGAACGCCTGTTCGATGGGCTGGAGCTGGTCGACCCGGGCCTGCTCGTCGCGCACCGCTGGCGACCCGACGATGACGACTCGATGAGCCTGCTCGACGCACAGGTGGGCCTCTACGGCGGGGTCGCCCGGAAGCCGTGA